From the genome of Plectropomus leopardus isolate mb chromosome 4, YSFRI_Pleo_2.0, whole genome shotgun sequence:
AGTAATTAATTCAGAGCATGAGAGAAAGTGAGAAGTATATTCAGACAATTATCCGTGAGACTGAGTCCGCTGTTGCTCGCAGCGATCACGACGTCACAGCGGGTGAAAATGATTTCGTCGCCGCTCCTCCAGACGTTTGACGTGTTTCGGGCTGAAGGGATCAGATGCTGATGGTTACGTTTTTCGGAGGTTGTGACgcctcaaaaaaacaaacccacacactaacttacagacatctctttcaccGTGTTAGTATATGAGAAAACGTGCTTTTTGGGCGCCATGACATCACGTGAACGTGATGAGCCCGTGATAGACGGACGCAACAAGtatttaaaagcaaacattaacattaattcTTTGAGACGTGGattgacattttgttgttgttgttgttgttgttgttgttttgttttgctgcgctcagatgcctttcacaaactatttaaccctttgaaacctaagaaatgtcccacaaatctAAAGACGTAAGtagaaggtgacaagaaaatgatctcaaaatttggtttgaaataaaaaaaatttcaaaaacatctcaTCTGTTTCTCaggagcagcagaaaaaaacgtttttttacttcaattttttgagaaaaatattatttttgaaaaggattttcagcacttttcgtgtgtttttttgtttcttgttgctttccttttttgctcattttctcgATTTGTCTTGAACTCTTAAACGTGTTCAGAGATCCGTGtcgtcttgttttgtttagatttagttgtaataaagttttttgttgtgttgtttttcagacGTTGTCGCCGGAGCAGATCAGCCCGTCGCCGCCGTCTCCGGACTACCGGACGAAGGGTCAGAGCGACGAGAAGGAGCACTTCCACATCCTGCCTCAGCTGCAGGCCAAGAGGGCCGACTTCCTCACCGTCATGCTCACCGGCACGCTGCCGCAGCGCCGCAGCTTCGCCGCGCCGGACGAAGAAGTCCAAGAACCCGTGGGGCCGAGGGACGACGACGTCACCAAGAGCGAGTCCAACAGCGAGGCCAGCCAGAAGAGCACCGAGCGCAGCCAGGACGCCGCGCCCTCCACACTCATGGCCGAAGACCAGCGGGGCCCAAGGGAGCACGCCTCAGCGGCCGACGCAGACCCGGACCTGGAGGACGCCTCCAAAACCCTCGTCCTCTTCTCCCCTGGAGACACCCGGAAGTCGCCCTCTGGTGGCGATCACGCTCTGGAGGGCGAGCTCGCCACGCCGTGTGCGCTCAACTCCCGCCTCCTGGTTGGGGAGGCGACTCAGCCCGAAGGCGCGGAGACCGGCCGCTTGTCCCCGGCGCTCAGGTCGGACCTGAGGCCGTCCACACCCATCGCTCCTGCCTCACCGCCCTTCACCAAAGTCGAGCGCACTTTCATCCACATCGCAGAGACGTCGCACCTCAACGTCATGTCTTCCAACGGTCACTCTGCCAGGGACAGCGACCGGGAGGTCCTCGCCATCATGAAGGCGTCCGCCGTGGAGGACGACAGCCGAGAGCCGGAGCAGGCCCCGGAGACAGAGGAGTCTCCAGAGGAGGTGGTGCCCGACCAACCAGCAGACAAATACCCCAAAACTGAGAACGGTCCGTCAGCGGGCCCGGCCCCGTCTCTGGAGCCCGTCCCAGAGGTCTTGTCTCCGGTTCACGAACGCGCTGATGTGACCCAGGAGTCCCAGAGACCGCCGTCACCCAGTGAGGATGCTGCCAAGCTTCAGACCACCGCGCCGGAGCCGGCGGCCTCCAAGCCCAGACTCCGAAGTCGGATCCCGGTCCTCATCTCGGAGGAGGACTCGGGCTCGGAGCAGTCCTCGTCCCTCTCGGCTCGCGCTCGGCTGCAGCAGCGCGCCCGGCAGCTGGATTTGGCCCGCATGCTGGTCCAGAAGCAGCAGGGCCGCTGGATGAGGCGGAGGATGCTGTCCGGGACGTCCTCATCCCTGTCCTCCGGGGACGAGGAGCGTCGGAGGGCATCTGAGACTCTGTCAACCGCCGGCTCCGAGGAGGACACGCACACCTCGGACGAGTCCAAGAGGAGCTCCCGTCTCAAACCCACCGAGGAGCAGGGGTCCAAGGAGAGCAGGAGCAGGATCCCGCGGCCCGTCACCCCCATCAAGAGGCCGTCAGGAGGACTCGCTGCCGCCGCTCCGTCTCCTCTGTCCGTCACAGAGTCCAGCGGAACCAGAGGAGCGCCGTCCTTCACCAACGGGTACGATTCGGTTTTTTACCTTCAGTGTGCACGAGCTTCGATTCAGAAGGTTTGTTTTAGGAAACGTCCCGAACGGGATTCAACGCCCCCGAACACGAACCCCCCGAGTCATCTGACCCTCAGTATCTGCCCCGAGTCCTGACTCGAAAAACACGTCTGCATCCGGACACCACCATAACGATTTTTATTTCCCCAAaagtaaagaaagtaaaaacatctgATATGACCCTCAATTTCACTCAgagcagcttttatttttgttgttgtttttaaagtaacacagtaaacaagataaaaatattttgaaatggcTCTTAACTTCACTGAGGacagcattttttattataaaataaaaatgtaaaaatatttttagatgacTCTTATCACAGTTGGGActattcctggttaaataaaataaaatgaagaattCCACTCAGTGCAGAATTTTTAGTATCAAATAAAGCAAagtcatattatattatattaaataatattataatataataagtaataataatgaattttatttataggcgGTTTTCACAATACTCACAACGCTTAACaagcaaaatcaaataaagtcagtaacagaataaatgaaataaaatgaataaaaaagataaaagcagaaCAAACAAGCATGAAATGTGcatatatattatgttatatatatattatattatattatattatattattatattatattatattatattattatattgtgttatgttatattagatatcaaatgaatattttctgtgaaataaatattCCTGTAGGAATTAAAGGAATGACGCCTTCGTTTGACTCTTGTGTTTGCAGGAGTCAGAAGATCGGACTCAGCACTCTCAGCACTCAACGAAAACCCAAACCCGTGTCCCCCAGGTCATCCTCCTCGTGTCCCCGTCCGTCCGCCGGCCCATCCGGCAGCCCTCGAATGCCCCTGCGAGTCCTTTTTGGGACCCGCCGCAGCCTTAGCTCCACCCACTGCAGGACTGACAGCCCCTCCCCTCAGAGAGTCTGTCCGTCCAGGCAGCCGCTCTCCGTCCGGGCCCCGACCGTCCCCGTGCTCCCGCCCAGGACTGCCACCACCATGCGGCGCAGCGCCTCGCAGGAAGCCACCGCGCAGACCTCCTCCGGCACCACGCCCTCCAGGACCAGGCCCAAAGCAGCCGGCGCCGCCAAGGGGAAGCCGAACGGCAGGGAGAAGGCGGTGCCCGCTAGATAATACAAAGAGACTCCCCGCTgagacatgtttgtgtgtaatctGACGCCTCAAAGGTTCTCGTCTGACTCCCCGTCAGA
Proteins encoded in this window:
- the ttbk1a gene encoding tau-tubulin kinase 1, with the protein product METQTSCSPSDMNAVTPRTVAGFRGTVRYASVNAHKNKEMGRHDDLWSLFYMLVEFAVGQLPWRKIKDKEQVGQIKERYDHRMLLKHMPSEFNIFLDHVLALDYYTKPDYQLLMSVFENSMKERIITENEPFDWEKGGSDVTLSTSASTQPQHNTRPTAAMVGAIVTPVPGDLQRENTDDVLQDEHLSDQENAPPAPPSRPPGETGVPHGGETGENWEDTDFNRNRLRISLNKGAQEEEAGRGACPVSPVRGGVPESPTGQGRSLRYRRVNSPESDRLSAAEGRADAYGQRSRMDILGSPSRHVYSSQPAQMLSVDPGCRGDRQASGRQEVSVASVDQEAHSNAFIRSVPLAEEEDFDSKEWVIIDKEAELRDFQPTTSGTTDEEPEELRPLEEQEERRRLRAAGELVVRPKTHTRESSRGMLTLTEEEASRRSGGSPAQSPCHSLPSGRPRRRESEPIGPQRPTLSPEQISPSPPSPDYRTKGQSDEKEHFHILPQLQAKRADFLTVMLTGTLPQRRSFAAPDEEVQEPVGPRDDDVTKSESNSEASQKSTERSQDAAPSTLMAEDQRGPREHASAADADPDLEDASKTLVLFSPGDTRKSPSGGDHALEGELATPCALNSRLLVGEATQPEGAETGRLSPALRSDLRPSTPIAPASPPFTKVERTFIHIAETSHLNVMSSNGHSARDSDREVLAIMKASAVEDDSREPEQAPETEESPEEVVPDQPADKYPKTENGPSAGPAPSLEPVPEVLSPVHERADVTQESQRPPSPSEDAAKLQTTAPEPAASKPRLRSRIPVLISEEDSGSEQSSSLSARARLQQRARQLDLARMLVQKQQGRWMRRRMLSGTSSSLSSGDEERRRASETLSTAGSEEDTHTSDESKRSSRLKPTEEQGSKESRSRIPRPVTPIKRPSGGLAAAAPSPLSVTESSGTRGAPSFTNGSQKIGLSTLSTQRKPKPVSPRSSSSCPRPSAGPSGSPRMPLRVLFGTRRSLSSTHCRTDSPSPQRVCPSRQPLSVRAPTVPVLPPRTATTMRRSASQEATAQTSSGTTPSRTRPKAAGAAKGKPNGREKAVPAR